The following proteins are encoded in a genomic region of Arachis ipaensis cultivar K30076 chromosome B02, Araip1.1, whole genome shotgun sequence:
- the LOC107625824 gene encoding CASP-like protein 4B4 has product MAASNDSETKINVQSVPASTEERSGGGGGDGIAGILQRYRREDLVERGSLWLRRVAFVFSFISFFVVVTNEHGDWKEFHKYQEYRYLLAVAILSSLYTGIQCFRQVMGKNMIQPNIAVLVDFFGDQIMAYLLISSASAAIPITNRMREGADNAFTDTSTAAISLSFFAFLCLALSAIISGYKLSTQTNI; this is encoded by the exons ATGGCGGCTTCTAATGACTCAGAGACAAAGATAAATGTTCAGTCCGTGCCGGCAAGCACGGAGGAAAGAAGTGGTGGCGGCGGTGGAGATGGCATTGCAGGGATACTACAGCGTTATAGGAGGGAGGACTTGGTTGAGAGAGGGTCTTTGTGGTTGAGAAGGGttgcttttgttttctcttttatttctttcttcgtTGTGGTCACCAATGAACATGGCGATTGGAAAGAGTTTCACAAGTATCAGGAGTACAG GTATTTGTTGGCCGTAGCAATTCTTTCTAGTTTGTACACTGGAATCCAATGTTTTCGCCAAGTTATGGGGAAAAATATGATTCAACCAAATATTGCAGTTCTTGTTGATTTCTTTGGAGATCAG ATAATGGCATACCTGTTAATATCATCAGCATCAGCAGCAATTCCAATAACAAACAGAATGAGAGAAGGAGCAGACAATGCATTCACAGACACATCAACCGCCGCAATTAGCTTGTCCTTCTTTGCATTTTTGTGCTTAGCACTCTCAGCCATCATTTCTGGATACAAATTATCAACTCAAACTAATATATAA